The Salinibacterium sp. M195 genome includes a window with the following:
- the ileS gene encoding isoleucine--tRNA ligase has product MSYPRHSSDDSVAPSPKFPAIEEHVLSYWKADGTFQASIDQREGADEWVFYDGPPFANGLPHYGHLLTGYAKDLFPRYQTMRGKQVHRRFGWDTHGLPAELEAMRQLGITEKAQIEEMGIDKFNAAARESVLRYTGEWQDYVTRMARWVDFDNDYKTLDVNFMESVIWAFKQLHTKDLAYEGFRVLPYCWNDETPLSNHELRMDDDVYKMRQDQTVTVTFPLDGVKAEALGLTGVKALAWTTTPWTLPTNLALAVGPDIDYAVLPAGPLGAGDGSEEGSAQFMLAGDTIAAHAKELGYETAEEALAAVTRTIKGAELAGVHYDRLWDFYADAETYGTDNAWQFLVADYVATGEGTGIVHQAPAYGEDDQNVCAAAGIPVVISVDDGGKFLASVPPVEGLQVFDANKPLTKLLREEGRLLKVASYEHSYPHCWRCRNPLIYKAVSSWFVKVPEFRDRMGELNQEINWVPENVKEGQFGKWVGNARDWSISRNRYWGSPIPIWKSDNPDFPRVDVYGSLAEMEADFGRLPLNHEGEPDLHRPFIDELTRPNPDDPSGQSTMRRIEDVLDVWFDSGSMPFAQVHYPFENQEWFDSHSPADFIVEYIGQTRGWFYTLHTLSTALFDRPAFSNVISHGIVLGSDGQKMSKSLGNYPNVSEVFERDGADAMRWFLMSSSVIRGGNLMVTEEGIRDGVRQMLLPLWSTYYFFTLYANAADNYEAKWRTDSTHVLDRYLLAKTRELIEDVTAELDALDSPMAAAKLRDFADVLTNWYVRRSRDRFWSGDDNDAFDTLYTVLETVARVAAPLLPLVSEEMWRGLTNGRSVHLTDWPDAAAFPADHDLVASMDRVREIASSGLALRKARSLRVRLPLASLTIVSDAPDALANFSDILRDELNVKAVKFELLEEGSLESFGITKKLTVNARALGPRVGKQVQQVIKEAKAGNWETTTDGVSVDGMPLEPAEYELQMEAADEASAIAFLSDGGFVIIDTQLTPELSAEGLARDTIRVIQDARKAAGFEVSDRIALVVSALDAADHEAIDFHSAMIASETLAAQSTVQSFANELSEGTIETYRTELPAGKYANAGALVIDITKMGTINV; this is encoded by the coding sequence ATGTCGTATCCCCGCCACAGCTCAGACGATTCCGTCGCGCCGTCACCGAAGTTTCCGGCGATCGAAGAGCACGTGCTCTCGTACTGGAAGGCCGACGGCACTTTTCAGGCATCCATTGATCAGCGTGAAGGCGCGGATGAGTGGGTCTTCTATGACGGTCCTCCCTTTGCTAATGGCCTCCCGCATTACGGTCACTTGCTGACCGGCTACGCCAAAGACCTCTTTCCGCGCTATCAAACGATGCGCGGCAAGCAAGTGCACCGCCGCTTCGGCTGGGACACCCACGGTTTGCCCGCTGAACTCGAAGCGATGCGCCAGCTCGGCATCACCGAGAAAGCTCAGATCGAAGAGATGGGCATCGACAAGTTCAATGCTGCAGCGCGCGAATCGGTGCTGAGGTACACCGGCGAGTGGCAGGATTACGTCACTCGCATGGCGCGTTGGGTCGACTTCGACAACGACTACAAGACTCTCGACGTTAACTTCATGGAGAGCGTCATTTGGGCGTTCAAGCAGTTGCACACGAAGGACCTCGCCTACGAAGGTTTCCGAGTTCTGCCGTACTGCTGGAATGACGAGACTCCGCTCTCCAACCACGAACTGCGCATGGATGACGACGTCTACAAGATGCGTCAAGACCAGACCGTCACGGTGACGTTCCCGCTCGACGGGGTGAAGGCCGAAGCGCTCGGCCTCACGGGTGTGAAGGCTCTCGCGTGGACGACGACCCCCTGGACTTTGCCGACCAACCTCGCCCTCGCTGTCGGCCCCGACATTGACTACGCTGTGTTGCCTGCTGGCCCCCTGGGTGCCGGTGATGGCTCAGAAGAAGGTTCGGCGCAGTTCATGCTTGCCGGCGATACCATCGCTGCCCACGCGAAAGAACTCGGCTACGAGACCGCCGAAGAAGCACTCGCTGCGGTTACGCGAACCATCAAGGGTGCCGAACTTGCTGGCGTGCACTACGACCGCCTCTGGGACTTCTACGCGGATGCTGAAACCTACGGCACCGACAATGCGTGGCAGTTCTTGGTTGCCGACTACGTTGCCACCGGTGAAGGTACCGGCATCGTGCACCAGGCTCCCGCCTACGGTGAAGATGACCAAAATGTGTGTGCTGCTGCCGGCATCCCCGTTGTCATCTCGGTTGATGATGGCGGCAAGTTCTTGGCATCGGTGCCGCCCGTTGAGGGACTGCAGGTGTTCGACGCCAACAAGCCACTCACGAAGCTGCTGCGCGAAGAGGGCCGCCTGCTCAAGGTGGCAAGCTACGAGCACTCCTACCCGCACTGCTGGCGCTGCCGTAACCCGCTGATCTACAAGGCCGTTTCGAGCTGGTTCGTCAAGGTTCCGGAGTTCCGCGACCGTATGGGTGAGCTCAATCAGGAGATCAACTGGGTTCCTGAGAACGTCAAAGAGGGCCAGTTCGGCAAGTGGGTGGGCAACGCCCGCGACTGGTCGATCAGCCGCAACCGCTACTGGGGTTCACCCATCCCCATCTGGAAGAGCGACAACCCCGACTTCCCGCGCGTGGATGTCTATGGTTCCCTCGCAGAGATGGAAGCCGATTTCGGTCGTCTGCCCCTCAATCACGAGGGCGAGCCCGACCTGCACCGCCCGTTCATCGACGAGCTGACGCGACCAAACCCCGACGACCCGAGTGGTCAGTCGACGATGCGCCGCATCGAAGACGTGCTCGACGTGTGGTTCGATTCTGGATCGATGCCGTTCGCTCAGGTGCACTACCCGTTCGAAAATCAGGAGTGGTTCGACAGCCATAGCCCGGCCGACTTCATCGTGGAGTACATCGGTCAGACTCGCGGATGGTTCTACACCCTCCACACGCTCTCAACGGCGTTGTTCGATCGCCCGGCATTCTCGAACGTCATCAGCCACGGCATCGTGCTGGGCAGTGACGGACAGAAAATGTCTAAGAGCTTAGGCAATTACCCCAACGTCTCCGAGGTCTTCGAGCGCGATGGAGCCGACGCAATGCGTTGGTTCCTGATGTCGAGCTCGGTCATCCGCGGCGGAAACCTCATGGTCACCGAAGAAGGCATCCGCGATGGCGTTCGCCAGATGCTGCTCCCGTTGTGGAGCACCTATTACTTCTTCACCCTGTACGCCAACGCGGCAGACAACTATGAGGCGAAATGGCGCACCGACTCTACGCACGTTCTTGACCGCTACTTGCTGGCCAAGACTAGAGAGCTGATTGAGGATGTCACGGCCGAACTTGATGCGCTCGACAGCCCCATGGCAGCGGCCAAGCTTCGCGATTTCGCCGACGTTCTCACCAACTGGTACGTGCGTCGTAGTCGTGACCGTTTCTGGAGCGGCGATGACAACGATGCCTTCGATACCCTCTACACGGTTCTTGAGACCGTTGCGCGGGTCGCGGCACCGCTGCTCCCGTTGGTCTCCGAAGAGATGTGGCGCGGCCTCACCAACGGTCGCAGTGTGCACCTCACCGACTGGCCTGATGCGGCAGCGTTCCCTGCCGACCACGATCTAGTTGCGTCGATGGACCGGGTGCGAGAGATCGCGTCGAGCGGGCTCGCTCTGCGCAAGGCTCGTAGCCTGCGCGTTCGCCTTCCCCTGGCATCGCTCACGATTGTGAGCGATGCACCGGATGCGCTGGCAAACTTCAGCGACATCCTGCGCGACGAACTCAACGTCAAGGCTGTGAAGTTCGAGCTTCTCGAAGAGGGCTCACTAGAGAGCTTCGGCATCACCAAGAAGCTGACCGTCAACGCGCGCGCTCTCGGCCCACGCGTCGGCAAGCAAGTTCAACAGGTCATCAAAGAAGCCAAAGCAGGCAACTGGGAGACAACTACCGACGGAGTCTCAGTCGACGGCATGCCGTTAGAACCCGCCGAGTACGAGCTCCAGATGGAAGCCGCTGACGAGGCGAGCGCAATCGCGTTCCTCTCCGATGGTGGATTCGTGATTATTGACACTCAACTCACTCCGGAGCTCTCGGCTGAAGGGCTTGCTCGCGACACCATCCGGGTAATTCAGGATGCTCGCAAGGCTGCTGGCTTCGAGGTGAGCGACCGGATCGCTCTCGTCGTCAGCGCCCTTGATGCTGCTGACCATGAAGCGATCGACTTCCATAGCGCCATGATCGCCTCAGAAACGCTTGCAGCGCAATCCACCGTTCAGAGCTTCGCGAATGAACTTTCAGAGGGCACAATTGAGACCTACCGCACCGAACTGCCGGCAGGAAAATATGCCAACGCGGGCGCGCTGGTGATTGACATCACCAAGATGGGAACGATCAATGTCTGA